Proteins encoded by one window of Streptomyces sp. NBC_01477:
- a CDS encoding glutaredoxin domain-containing protein → MPGTVTMYSTSWCGYCRRLKSQMDREGIAYSEINIEERPEFVKFVEEANGGNQTVPTVQIVPAGGGAEVVMTNPSLAQVKQALGA, encoded by the coding sequence ATGCCGGGCACCGTGACCATGTACAGCACCAGCTGGTGCGGCTACTGCCGCCGGCTCAAGAGCCAGATGGACCGCGAGGGCATCGCGTACTCCGAGATCAACATCGAGGAGCGGCCCGAGTTCGTGAAGTTCGTCGAGGAGGCGAACGGCGGCAACCAGACCGTCCCGACCGTGCAGATCGTGCCCGCGGGCGGCGGCGCGGAGGTCGTGATGACCAACCCGAGCCTCGCGCAGGTCAAGCAGGCGCTGGGCGCGTAG
- the nudC gene encoding NAD(+) diphosphatase has product MEAALTGLDATDRPLTLTHAGVDRAAHHRQDEAWLAAAWSHPTTRVFVVSGGQVLVEDGPDGRTELVMTPAFDAPETEMHRYFLGIAPDGVRYFALQKDALPGRMDGAARAAGLREVGGLLSPLEAGLMVHAVALENWQRMHRFCSRCGERTVIAAAGHIRRCPACLTEHYPRTDPAVIMLVTDDQDRALLGRQLHWPEGRFSTLAGFVEPGESIEQAVRREVAEEVGVTVGDDVVYVASQPWPFPSSLMLGFNARAVSSAITVDGEEIHEARWFSRDELRAAFASGEVLPPFGISIAARLIENWYGAPLPRP; this is encoded by the coding sequence ATGGAAGCAGCCTTGACCGGACTCGACGCGACGGACCGACCGCTGACCCTCACCCACGCGGGAGTGGACCGCGCCGCGCACCACCGTCAGGACGAGGCGTGGCTCGCCGCCGCGTGGAGCCACCCGACGACGAGGGTGTTCGTGGTCTCCGGCGGACAGGTGCTGGTCGAGGACGGGCCCGACGGCCGTACCGAACTCGTGATGACCCCGGCGTTCGACGCGCCGGAGACCGAGATGCACCGCTACTTCCTCGGCATCGCACCGGACGGCGTGCGCTACTTCGCGCTCCAGAAGGACGCGCTGCCCGGCCGGATGGACGGCGCGGCGAGGGCCGCGGGCCTGCGCGAGGTCGGCGGGCTGCTGTCACCGCTCGAAGCCGGGCTCATGGTGCACGCGGTGGCGCTGGAGAACTGGCAGCGCATGCACCGCTTCTGCTCCCGCTGCGGCGAACGCACCGTCATCGCCGCCGCGGGCCACATCCGCCGCTGCCCGGCCTGCCTGACCGAGCACTACCCGCGGACCGACCCCGCGGTGATCATGCTGGTCACCGACGACCAGGACCGCGCCCTGCTCGGCCGGCAGCTGCACTGGCCCGAGGGCCGCTTCTCGACGCTGGCCGGCTTCGTCGAGCCCGGCGAGTCGATCGAGCAGGCGGTGCGCCGCGAGGTCGCCGAGGAAGTCGGCGTCACCGTGGGGGACGACGTCGTCTACGTGGCCAGCCAGCCCTGGCCCTTCCCCTCCAGCCTGATGCTGGGCTTCAACGCCCGCGCGGTCTCGTCGGCCATCACGGTCGACGGCGAGGAGATCCACGAGGCCCGCTGGTTCTCCCGGGACGAGCTGCGCGCCGCCTTCGCCTCGGGCGAGGTGCTGCCCCCGTTCGGCATCTCGATCGCGGCCCGCCTGATCGAGAACTGGTACGGCGCCCCGCTGCCGCGCCCGTAG
- a CDS encoding ATP-dependent DNA helicase: MATRITSPGQLAELLGIPFTPEQTACITAPLAPGVIVAGAGSGKTTVMAARVVWLVGTGQVAPEQVLGLTFTNKAAAELSERVRKALAQAGITDRDPYGPRADPGADRDTAPGADPGQPAAGDPQISTYHAFAGQLLKDHGMRIGLEPSARLLADATRYQLAAKVLRAAPGPYPALTKGLPTLVGDLLALAGELAEHLVPAERLRAHDTRLAAELSALDPAKRGYAWVRDVRQAVAARRDLAELAAAYRDDKRRRDLLDFGDQIELSARLAQTRPEVGALLREQYRVVLLDEYQDTSVAQRLLLAGLFGGRSGHPVTAVGDPCQAIYGWRGASVANLDDFPRHFAHPDGRPADRYSLSENRRSGGRLLDLANTLAAELRARHEGVEALRPAPGAERAGQVRCALLPTQQDETAWLADSIAHLVRTGTPPGGIAVLCRTAARFPEIHAALVAREVPVEVVGLSGLLHLPEVADLVAVCEVLHDPTANAALVRLLTGPRWRIGPRDLALLGRRARLLVRYGAADADGRDPLAAAVEGVDPAEVVSLADALETFLDADPDDGLPFSAEARVRFARLAVEIRELRRALADPLMDVLHRVLAATGLEVELSASPHALAARRRETLTSFLDVAAGFAALDGEATLLAFLGFLHTAAQYEKGLDSSLPGGENTVKVLTAHKSKGLEWDVVVVPGLVAKGFPSERGRELWPANAKVLPHGLRGDAATLPDVPEWTRAGLDGFRDAMKEHQRIEELRLGYVTFTRPRSLLLGSGHWWGPTQKAPFGPSVFLDALREHCEAGHGEIEAWAEQPAEGETNPALDAVQEPPWPLPLDPVALRRRRWAARTVLAYTEEETEAGEAAAHAGAAWAESGIPGARAESAAMDAASGPDGSDGPDGSGTAAGDLDPAEARLVASWDRDLDALAGELRRARATVRDVPLPATLTASQLMRLASDPEGLARELARPLPRPPSPAARRGTRFHAWVESRFDVRPLFGPEELPGIEGGDDIADEADLAALKEAFLRTSYADRTPYRVEVPVYLTLGGRVVRGRIDAVYRDAAAQGHGDTKGRGGAQGGGADTYEIVDWKTGRSPAASADPLQLAIYRLAWAELEGVPLHRVGAAFLFVRTGELVRPAALPGRAELERLLAADG, translated from the coding sequence GTGGCAACCCGCATCACTTCGCCCGGACAGCTCGCCGAGCTGCTGGGCATCCCGTTCACCCCGGAGCAGACGGCGTGCATCACCGCGCCGCTGGCGCCGGGCGTGATCGTGGCCGGAGCGGGTTCCGGCAAGACGACGGTGATGGCCGCCCGGGTGGTGTGGCTGGTCGGCACGGGACAGGTCGCGCCCGAGCAGGTGCTCGGCCTGACCTTCACCAACAAGGCCGCGGCCGAACTGTCGGAAAGGGTGCGCAAGGCGCTGGCGCAGGCCGGCATCACCGACCGCGACCCGTACGGCCCGAGGGCGGACCCGGGCGCGGACCGGGACACCGCCCCCGGCGCGGACCCCGGGCAGCCCGCGGCGGGCGACCCGCAGATCTCCACCTACCACGCCTTCGCCGGGCAGCTGCTCAAGGACCACGGCATGCGGATCGGCCTGGAACCCTCCGCCAGGCTGCTGGCCGACGCGACCCGCTACCAGCTCGCGGCGAAAGTGCTGCGGGCCGCCCCGGGGCCGTATCCGGCGCTCACCAAGGGCCTGCCGACGCTGGTCGGCGACCTGCTCGCGCTGGCCGGCGAGCTGGCCGAGCACCTGGTGCCGGCCGAACGGCTGCGCGCGCACGACACCCGGCTCGCCGCCGAGCTGTCCGCGCTCGACCCGGCCAAGCGCGGCTACGCGTGGGTCAGGGACGTGCGCCAGGCGGTCGCCGCCCGGCGCGACCTGGCAGAGCTGGCCGCGGCCTATCGCGACGACAAGCGGCGCCGCGACCTGCTGGACTTCGGCGACCAGATCGAGCTGTCCGCGCGGCTCGCGCAGACCAGGCCGGAGGTCGGGGCGCTGCTGCGCGAGCAGTACCGGGTGGTGCTGCTCGACGAGTACCAGGACACCTCGGTCGCCCAGCGGCTGCTGCTCGCCGGGCTGTTCGGCGGGCGCAGCGGGCACCCGGTGACCGCGGTCGGCGACCCCTGCCAGGCCATTTACGGCTGGCGCGGCGCCTCGGTCGCGAATCTCGACGACTTCCCGCGGCATTTCGCGCACCCCGACGGGCGGCCCGCCGACCGCTACTCGCTCAGCGAGAACCGCCGCTCCGGCGGCCGGCTGCTCGACCTGGCCAATACCCTCGCCGCCGAGCTGCGCGCCCGCCACGAGGGCGTCGAGGCCCTGCGGCCCGCCCCCGGGGCCGAACGGGCGGGGCAGGTCCGCTGCGCCCTGCTGCCGACCCAGCAGGACGAGACGGCCTGGCTCGCCGACTCGATCGCCCACCTGGTGCGCACCGGCACACCCCCGGGCGGGATCGCGGTGCTGTGCCGTACGGCGGCGCGCTTCCCCGAGATCCATGCCGCGCTCGTCGCCCGGGAGGTGCCGGTGGAGGTGGTGGGCCTGTCCGGGCTGCTGCACCTGCCGGAGGTCGCGGACCTGGTGGCGGTGTGCGAGGTCCTGCACGACCCGACCGCGAACGCCGCGCTCGTACGCCTGCTGACCGGCCCGCGCTGGCGGATCGGCCCCCGCGACCTGGCCCTGCTCGGCCGCCGCGCCCGGCTGCTCGTACGCTACGGGGCCGCCGACGCCGACGGCCGCGACCCGCTGGCGGCGGCTGTGGAGGGCGTGGACCCGGCCGAGGTGGTCTCGCTCGCGGACGCGCTGGAGACCTTCCTGGACGCCGACCCGGACGACGGGCTGCCCTTCTCGGCCGAGGCGCGGGTGCGGTTCGCGCGGCTGGCGGTGGAGATCAGGGAGCTGCGCAGGGCGCTGGCCGACCCGCTGATGGATGTCCTGCACCGGGTGCTGGCCGCCACCGGTCTTGAGGTCGAGCTGTCCGCGTCCCCGCACGCGCTGGCCGCCCGCCGCCGCGAGACCCTGACGTCCTTCCTGGACGTGGCCGCCGGTTTCGCGGCCCTGGACGGAGAGGCGACGCTCCTGGCCTTCCTCGGTTTCCTGCACACGGCGGCGCAATACGAGAAGGGGCTGGACAGTTCGCTGCCGGGCGGCGAGAACACGGTCAAGGTGCTGACCGCGCACAAGTCCAAGGGCCTGGAGTGGGACGTGGTGGTCGTGCCCGGGCTTGTCGCCAAGGGCTTCCCGAGCGAGCGGGGCCGCGAATTGTGGCCGGCCAACGCCAAGGTGCTGCCGCACGGGCTGCGCGGCGACGCGGCGACACTGCCCGATGTGCCGGAGTGGACGCGGGCCGGGCTGGACGGCTTCCGCGACGCGATGAAGGAGCACCAGCGCATCGAGGAACTGCGGCTCGGCTACGTCACCTTCACCCGGCCCCGCTCCCTGCTGCTGGGCTCGGGACACTGGTGGGGGCCGACACAGAAGGCGCCGTTCGGTCCCTCGGTCTTCCTCGACGCCCTGCGCGAGCACTGCGAGGCGGGGCACGGCGAGATCGAGGCGTGGGCGGAGCAGCCCGCCGAGGGCGAGACCAATCCGGCGCTGGACGCGGTCCAGGAACCCCCGTGGCCGCTGCCGCTCGACCCGGTGGCGCTGCGCAGGCGGCGGTGGGCGGCGCGGACGGTGCTGGCGTACACGGAGGAGGAGACGGAGGCCGGGGAGGCGGCGGCGCACGCGGGCGCGGCCTGGGCGGAATCCGGGATCCCCGGTGCGCGGGCCGAATCCGCGGCAATGGATGCGGCGAGCGGTCCCGACGGCTCTGACGGTCCCGACGGCTCGGGCACGGCGGCCGGCGACCTCGATCCCGCGGAGGCCAGGCTCGTCGCGTCCTGGGACCGTGACCTGGACGCGCTGGCCGGCGAGCTGCGCAGGGCGCGGGCCACCGTACGGGACGTGCCGCTGCCCGCGACGCTCACCGCGAGCCAGCTGATGCGGCTGGCCAGCGACCCGGAAGGGCTGGCCCGCGAACTGGCCCGCCCGCTGCCCCGCCCGCCGTCTCCCGCGGCCCGGCGCGGCACCCGCTTCCACGCCTGGGTCGAGTCCCGCTTCGACGTCCGCCCGCTGTTCGGCCCCGAGGAGCTGCCGGGGATCGAGGGCGGCGACGACATCGCGGACGAGGCGGACCTGGCGGCGCTCAAGGAGGCCTTCCTGCGTACCTCCTACGCCGACCGCACCCCCTACCGCGTCGAGGTGCCGGTGTACCTCACCCTGGGCGGCCGGGTCGTCAGAGGCCGCATCGACGCGGTCTATCGCGACGCCGCCGCACAGGGCCACGGCGACACGAAGGGCCGCGGCGGTGCACAAGGCGGCGGCGCGGACACGTACGAGATCGTCGACTGGAAGACCGGCCGCAGCCCGGCCGCGTCCGCGGATCCGCTCCAGCTGGCGATCTACCGGCTGGCGTGGGCGGAGCTGGAGGGCGTCCCGCTCCACCGGGTCGGCGCCGCCTTCCTGTTCGTCCGCACCGGCGAGCTGGTCCGCCCCGCGGCCCTGCCGGGCCGCGCGGAGCTCGAGCGGCTGCTGGCCGCCGACGGCTGA